The following coding sequences lie in one Caproicibacterium argilliputei genomic window:
- a CDS encoding deoxycytidylate deaminase → MKRQDYISWDEYFMGVALLAAMRSKDPHTQVGACIVNRQHIILSTGYNGFPVGCSDDEYPWEREGEPAGTKYPFVVHAELNAILNSGGKSLTGASIYVDLFPCNECAKAIIQSGIKEVVYLSDKYADAPSTQASKRMLRSAGIAVRQLKPEKKEITLHYKHE, encoded by the coding sequence TTGAAAAGGCAGGACTATATTTCCTGGGATGAATATTTCATGGGTGTTGCGCTTTTGGCGGCAATGCGCAGCAAGGACCCCCACACACAGGTCGGGGCTTGCATTGTCAACCGGCAGCACATTATCCTTTCGACAGGCTATAATGGTTTTCCGGTCGGCTGTTCCGATGATGAATACCCATGGGAACGAGAAGGGGAGCCAGCCGGAACCAAGTACCCGTTTGTGGTGCATGCAGAGCTGAACGCGATTCTCAATTCCGGCGGAAAATCACTGACTGGTGCTTCCATTTATGTCGATTTGTTCCCGTGCAATGAGTGTGCAAAAGCGATCATCCAGTCTGGCATTAAAGAGGTGGTGTATCTTTCGGATAAGTACGCGGATGCACCCAGCACTCAGGCGAGCAAGCGGATGCTGCGCAGCGCGGGAATTGCGGTTCGGCAGCTGAAGCCCGAGAAAAAAGAAATTACACTGCATTACAAACATGAGTAA